One genomic segment of Dehalogenimonas alkenigignens includes these proteins:
- a CDS encoding ferredoxin-thioredoxin reductase catalytic domain-containing protein: MTTMPDTGAVDRLYEELDADARQGGYNLNPDAEFTRSLVEGLLTNTARYGYQACPCRLAAGERTKDLDIICPCDYRDPDLSEHGACFCALYVSAEVLQGKRKLGPVPERRGKVADKKAKTPAVGAVIKLSQPVWRCKVCGYLCGREEPPEVCPICKASKDRFEHFV; this comes from the coding sequence ATGACAACGATGCCAGACACCGGAGCGGTTGATCGGCTGTATGAGGAGCTTGACGCGGATGCGCGGCAAGGCGGTTATAACCTGAACCCTGACGCTGAATTCACCCGTTCGCTGGTCGAAGGCTTATTAACCAACACCGCCCGTTACGGTTATCAGGCCTGCCCTTGCCGGCTGGCCGCGGGGGAACGCACCAAAGACCTGGATATAATCTGTCCTTGTGACTATCGGGATCCTGATTTGAGCGAACACGGCGCGTGTTTCTGTGCCCTGTATGTCTCCGCCGAGGTGCTCCAGGGCAAGCGGAAGCTTGGGCCGGTGCCTGAAAGGAGGGGAAAAGTGGCCGATAAAAAGGCGAAAACGCCAGCCGTCGGAGCGGTCATCAAGCTTTCTCAACCGGTATGGCGCTGTAAAGTTTGCGGCTATCTCTGCGGGCGAGAAGAGCCGCCGGAGGTCTGTCCCATCTGTAAGGCTTCAAAAGACCGGTTCGAGCATTTCGTGTAA
- a CDS encoding glutaredoxin family protein, protein MARVKVPGKNKGDILLFALSTCVWCGKAKKLLDDLGVAYTYEYVDLLTGAERDAAVRELSKWNPSKSFPTLVFDNDKTIVGFREAEIKEALK, encoded by the coding sequence ATGGCTCGTGTCAAAGTTCCCGGCAAGAACAAGGGCGATATCCTGTTATTTGCCCTGTCCACCTGCGTCTGGTGCGGTAAGGCCAAGAAACTATTAGACGATTTGGGGGTTGCCTATACATATGAATACGTTGATCTGTTGACCGGCGCAGAACGGGATGCGGCTGTTCGAGAATTGAGCAAATGGAATCCGTCCAAGTCTTTCCCGACCCTTGTTTTCGATAATGACAAGACCATTGTCGGCTTCCGGGAGGCGGAGATCAAAGAGGCGTTGAAATGA
- the gatA gene encoding Asp-tRNA(Asn)/Glu-tRNA(Gln) amidotransferase subunit GatA — MTIDVCAFTIAEAGRLFRAKELSSIELTRAYLDRIEAVDSKIQALMTVTGGVALNQAKKADAILARGEGHPLTGIPIILKDVLCTKGIRTTCSSKMLQNFIPPYDAAVVERLHACGAVIIGKSNMDEFAMGSSTENSAYFTTRNPWDTSRVPGGSSGGSAAAVAAGLATAALGSDTGGSIRQPAAFCSVVGLKPTYGLVSRYGLIAFASSLDQIGPFTKDVADTALMLNAIAGYDPRDSTSVPQPETDYHGCLGGSVKGMRIGVPKEYLAQGVTPEVKAAVDAALKVYEDLGCSIEECSLPTTDAALAVYYIIAPSEASANLARYDGVKYGFSYKETDSMWQAMEKTRAMGFGPEVKRRIMLGTYALSAGYYDAWYVKAQKVRTVIRREFDAAFERYDALITPTAPTVPFKIGEKAADPFSMYLSDICTIPVNIAGLPGISIQGGFHNNLPIGLQIIGKPFAEKTILKLGHAFQQVTDWHLRQPQL, encoded by the coding sequence ATGACCATCGACGTTTGTGCATTCACCATAGCCGAGGCAGGGAGACTTTTCAGGGCTAAAGAGCTGTCCTCAATCGAGCTAACCCGCGCCTACCTTGATCGTATCGAAGCCGTCGATTCAAAAATTCAGGCGCTCATGACCGTCACCGGAGGTGTCGCCCTCAATCAGGCCAAGAAAGCCGACGCGATCCTTGCCCGCGGCGAGGGTCATCCTTTGACCGGTATACCCATCATTCTGAAGGATGTCCTGTGCACCAAAGGCATCCGCACTACCTGTTCGTCAAAGATGCTTCAGAATTTCATTCCGCCCTATGACGCTGCCGTCGTAGAGCGCCTGCACGCCTGCGGCGCCGTCATCATAGGCAAATCCAACATGGACGAGTTTGCCATGGGCTCATCGACGGAAAACTCAGCTTATTTTACGACTAGGAATCCGTGGGACACATCGCGGGTCCCTGGCGGCTCCAGCGGCGGCTCGGCGGCGGCGGTGGCCGCCGGCCTGGCCACGGCCGCCCTGGGCTCCGACACTGGCGGCAGCATCCGCCAGCCGGCGGCTTTCTGCTCTGTGGTCGGCCTGAAGCCGACCTACGGGTTAGTGTCGCGCTATGGGCTTATTGCCTTCGCTTCATCGCTGGACCAGATCGGTCCGTTCACCAAAGACGTCGCCGACACCGCCCTCATGCTGAACGCCATCGCCGGGTACGACCCGCGCGATTCCACCTCGGTGCCGCAGCCCGAGACCGACTACCACGGCTGTCTTGGCGGCAGCGTAAAGGGCATGAGGATCGGGGTACCTAAGGAGTACCTGGCCCAAGGGGTCACCCCGGAGGTGAAGGCCGCCGTCGACGCCGCACTCAAGGTCTATGAGGATCTGGGCTGCAGCATCGAGGAGTGTTCCCTGCCGACCACCGACGCCGCCCTGGCCGTTTATTACATCATCGCCCCGTCGGAAGCCTCGGCCAATCTGGCCCGCTACGACGGCGTCAAATACGGCTTCTCCTATAAAGAGACCGACAGCATGTGGCAGGCCATGGAAAAGACCCGGGCTATGGGCTTCGGGCCGGAGGTCAAGCGGCGCATTATGCTGGGCACCTACGCCCTGTCCGCCGGCTATTACGACGCCTGGTACGTCAAGGCGCAGAAGGTGCGCACCGTCATCCGCCGTGAGTTCGATGCTGCTTTCGAGAGGTACGATGCCCTGATCACGCCGACCGCACCGACGGTTCCGTTCAAGATCGGCGAGAAAGCCGCCGACCCGTTCTCGATGTACCTGTCCGACATCTGCACCATTCCGGTCAACATCGCCGGGCTTCCGGGCATCTCCATCCAAGGCGGCTTCCACAACAATCTGCCAATCGGGCTGCAGATCATCGGTAAGCCCTTCGCCGAGAAGACGATATTAAAGCTCGGCCACGCGTTCCAGCAGGTCACCGACTGGCATCTGCGGCAGCCACAGCTCTAG
- the gatC gene encoding Asp-tRNA(Asn)/Glu-tRNA(Gln) amidotransferase subunit GatC, with protein sequence MELTREEVLHIARLARLGIDDAEVDRLQSQLSDILGHFAVLSQVDTDGVPPTAHTVAQCNILGYDEPISSLPIDAVLSNAPEREGDFFRIRAVLE encoded by the coding sequence ATGGAATTGACGCGTGAAGAAGTCCTTCACATAGCCCGGCTGGCTCGGCTCGGTATCGATGATGCTGAAGTAGATCGACTGCAAAGCCAACTCTCGGACATCCTCGGCCATTTTGCCGTATTGTCACAGGTGGACACCGACGGCGTGCCGCCTACCGCCCACACTGTAGCCCAGTGCAACATTCTAGGCTACGACGAACCTATTTCATCGCTGCCGATTGACGCCGTGCTATCGAATGCCCCGGAGCGAGAGGGCGACTTCTTCCGTATCCGAGCTGTACTCGAATAA
- a CDS encoding carbonic anhydrase, which yields MKDIERFIAGFRAFREDYFGAGGSRFDALKNSQRPRTMIIGCSDSRVDPAMLTGAGPGDIFIVRNVANLVPPCEDGGGHHGVSAALEFAVCQLEVEHIVVLGHSGCGGINALMAGARGENYMGFLTKWMDIASAARDLVLSDLPGKSPELQRRAVEMASILLSLENLHTFPFITAKMAVGRLSLHGWYFDLHAGELLEYHAPSSVFERIDQR from the coding sequence GTGAAAGATATCGAGCGGTTCATCGCTGGTTTCAGGGCTTTCCGCGAAGACTATTTCGGCGCTGGAGGCTCCCGTTTCGACGCCCTGAAGAACAGCCAGCGCCCCCGGACGATGATCATCGGCTGCTCCGATTCCAGAGTCGACCCGGCTATGCTCACCGGCGCCGGACCCGGCGATATTTTCATCGTGCGCAACGTGGCGAACCTGGTACCGCCCTGCGAAGACGGCGGCGGACACCACGGCGTCAGCGCTGCCCTTGAATTCGCCGTTTGCCAGCTTGAGGTTGAACATATCGTGGTACTGGGACATTCCGGATGCGGCGGGATAAACGCCCTGATGGCCGGCGCTCGCGGTGAAAATTACATGGGCTTTCTGACCAAATGGATGGATATTGCGTCGGCGGCTCGGGACCTGGTGCTGTCAGATCTGCCCGGCAAAAGCCCTGAATTACAGCGGCGGGCGGTGGAGATGGCTTCGATATTGCTGTCCCTGGAAAACCTGCATACCTTCCCTTTCATCACCGCCAAAATGGCTGTCGGCAGGCTGTCGCTCCATGGCTGGTACTTCGACCTCCACGCTGGGGAACTGCTCGAATACCACGCCCCGAGCAGTGTTTTCGAGAGGATAGACCAACGGTAG
- a CDS encoding response regulator has translation MAETKPIRVLLVDDHSVVRSGLSAMLAAEDDLELVGEAADGSEGVRQCERLKPDVVLMDLLMPVMDGVAATKLIHERCPAARVIILTSFKEREQVDGALKAGAMSYLLKTVSAAELVAAIRGAMAGQSKLSSEATQVLIEEMRHPSARDYDLTEREKEILTLMVDGLPNSEIADQLGVSASTAKFHVSNILSKLGVTSRTEAVSMALKQKLIK, from the coding sequence ATGGCGGAGACTAAACCGATCCGGGTTCTGCTGGTTGATGACCATAGCGTGGTGCGCAGCGGGTTGAGCGCCATGTTAGCCGCTGAGGACGACCTTGAGCTAGTCGGCGAAGCTGCCGACGGGTCGGAAGGCGTCCGTCAGTGCGAAAGGTTGAAACCGGACGTTGTGCTGATGGATTTGCTGATGCCGGTGATGGACGGCGTTGCGGCAACCAAACTGATCCACGAGCGCTGCCCCGCGGCCAGAGTGATTATCCTGACCTCGTTCAAGGAACGGGAACAGGTGGACGGGGCGCTCAAGGCCGGCGCTATGAGTTACCTGCTTAAGACAGTCTCGGCAGCTGAACTGGTAGCCGCGATCCGCGGCGCCATGGCCGGCCAGTCCAAGTTGTCATCAGAAGCCACCCAGGTATTGATTGAAGAAATGCGGCATCCTTCAGCCCGGGATTATGACCTCACGGAACGGGAGAAGGAGATCCTGACGCTGATGGTGGATGGCCTGCCTAACTCGGAAATCGCCGATCAACTTGGCGTCTCCGCCTCAACCGCCAAGTTCCACGTATCCAACATTCTCTCCAAGCTCGGTGTCACATCACGAACCGAAGCGGTGTCGATGGCGCTTAAGCAAAAACTGATCAAATAG
- a CDS encoding histidine kinase — MTLEEKTSLLPKNGWVKFSLKRQLVTSSVIFWIVAVSVVSLAFLGFGQSYMLQETSQRNTQIASIIGRDLNAQVAEILADARNFTRHLELLNPDLSGQVGAAVSLRLSAPQRYRSIYFYDSQGVLRFYINDSVDNLFRLTSAEILARPAVPVNDSVLDAYRSSRTQGTFLSEVAFSPIENIPVMHLGLPLNPALGTVVLEIDLQGIWGGIQQITFGQTGFVYLVSRSGEIIAHREPAMIGRPLPEEISVLIAGNEGFVEYTEAESGQVVLSAFSPVGGLTGWGVIVQQSEADAHAPIDRMAATIVALWVAMGVIGTAAIFRAVSNLTSPIVKLTEATNSIAATGKLARISASDRTDELGQLSRSFDRMIERLQATEGKLEHAAAEERNRLARDLHDAVSQTLFSTCIIAEVLPKLWAKNPEEGRRRLDEIQRLTRGALAEMRTLLFELRPQVLADADMSYLLRQLVESFNTRQPTPVDLQVSEECQMTPEVKVAFYRVAQEALNNIAKHAQANHIIIQMRCEGGSAVLSVGDDGLGFDRSATRPESLGLGIMRDRARDIGADLEVKSEIGRGTVVNLKWRLPAGEEIHGGD; from the coding sequence ATGACTTTGGAAGAAAAAACTTCGTTACTGCCCAAGAACGGCTGGGTCAAGTTCAGCCTCAAGCGGCAACTGGTCACTTCCAGCGTAATCTTCTGGATTGTGGCGGTGAGCGTAGTCAGCCTGGCTTTTCTTGGTTTCGGTCAGAGTTATATGCTTCAGGAGACCAGCCAGCGCAACACTCAGATTGCCTCGATCATTGGCCGTGACTTGAACGCCCAGGTGGCGGAGATCCTGGCCGACGCCCGAAACTTTACCCGGCACCTGGAACTGCTTAATCCGGATCTATCCGGACAAGTCGGCGCCGCGGTGTCGCTCCGGTTGTCGGCGCCCCAACGATACCGAAGCATCTATTTTTATGACTCCCAGGGCGTTTTGCGATTTTATATCAACGATAGCGTAGACAATCTATTCAGGCTGACCAGCGCCGAAATCCTGGCGCGACCGGCAGTGCCGGTCAACGACTCAGTCCTGGATGCCTACCGATCATCCCGGACACAGGGCACCTTCCTGTCTGAGGTGGCCTTCAGCCCGATTGAAAATATCCCGGTAATGCATCTGGGTTTACCGCTCAACCCGGCGTTAGGGACGGTAGTGCTGGAAATTGATCTTCAGGGCATCTGGGGGGGTATCCAGCAGATAACGTTCGGCCAAACCGGTTTCGTGTATCTGGTATCGAGGAGCGGCGAGATCATCGCTCACCGGGAACCAGCCATGATAGGCCGTCCGCTGCCGGAGGAAATATCGGTCTTGATCGCCGGCAATGAGGGTTTCGTAGAATATACCGAAGCTGAAAGCGGACAGGTTGTGCTTTCGGCCTTCAGCCCGGTCGGCGGCTTGACCGGCTGGGGCGTTATTGTCCAGCAATCTGAGGCGGATGCGCATGCGCCGATTGACCGCATGGCAGCTACTATCGTCGCTCTCTGGGTAGCCATGGGCGTCATCGGCACCGCCGCCATTTTCCGGGCGGTGTCCAATCTGACCAGCCCCATTGTCAAGCTGACCGAGGCTACCAACAGCATCGCCGCTACGGGCAAATTGGCTCGCATCTCAGCTTCGGACCGAACGGACGAGCTTGGGCAATTATCCCGCTCCTTCGACCGAATGATAGAGCGCCTCCAGGCTACCGAAGGCAAGCTGGAACACGCTGCGGCTGAAGAGCGCAACCGCCTGGCGAGAGACCTGCACGACGCGGTCAGCCAAACGCTTTTTTCTACCTGTATTATCGCGGAAGTCCTACCCAAGCTGTGGGCTAAGAATCCGGAAGAAGGACGCCGGCGGCTAGATGAGATCCAGCGCCTGACCCGGGGCGCCCTGGCTGAGATGCGCACCCTGCTCTTCGAACTGCGGCCGCAGGTGCTGGCGGACGCTGATATGAGCTACCTGCTGCGCCAACTGGTGGAATCGTTCAACACCCGCCAACCCACTCCGGTGGATCTTCAAGTGTCCGAAGAGTGTCAGATGACTCCGGAGGTTAAGGTGGCTTTTTACCGCGTCGCCCAGGAAGCGCTCAACAATATCGCCAAGCACGCTCAAGCTAATCATATTATAATACAGATGCGCTGCGAAGGCGGCTCCGCCGTACTCAGCGTCGGTGACGACGGTTTGGGATTTGATCGTTCAGCAACCAGGCCTGAAAGCCTTGGCCTGGGCATCATGCGAGACCGCGCCCGCGATATCGGGGCTGATCTTGAAGTAAAGAGTGAAATTGGCCGCGGCACCGTGGTGAATTTAAAATGGCGCCTGCCGGCCGGGGAGGAAATTCATGGCGGAGACTAA
- a CDS encoding BMP family lipoprotein, protein MSGESVEMISSLRRLSFILIAFVLILPSASCAPVEQQTRVLNVGLLLGSGGLGDRSFNDSAYAGLLEAQTKYNIRFETIASGSKEANIDALRLFARSGYDLIIAVAFENLESLKIVAAEFPSVKFAGIDFELTAPNVSSIVYREQEADFLMGALAAMLTQTKKICVIGGTDIPAIRRIMSGFTQGAAHQDPSVTVITDFAGTFADPQVGLALALKRYSEGVDIIHNAASRTGLGIIQAAQQTGKLTTGTSGDQRYLAPGNVVGNRPKRVDTAVLLLVEEVKNEKFTPGTRSLGLKENGFSLGPFDTDLVTPQMLARLDELKQQITGGLLTILTE, encoded by the coding sequence TTGTCAGGTGAAAGTGTTGAAATGATTTCGTCGTTGCGGCGATTATCCTTTATTTTGATCGCCTTTGTTTTAATCCTGCCGTCAGCCTCGTGTGCTCCTGTTGAGCAGCAGACCAGAGTGCTTAATGTCGGTCTGTTGCTGGGCAGCGGCGGTCTGGGTGATCGGTCTTTTAACGACTCTGCCTATGCCGGGCTGCTCGAAGCCCAAACGAAATACAACATCCGGTTTGAAACCATCGCCTCCGGCAGCAAAGAAGCAAATATTGACGCCCTGCGCCTTTTTGCCCGCAGCGGATATGATCTTATCATTGCCGTGGCGTTTGAAAACCTGGAGTCTTTGAAGATTGTGGCAGCGGAATTCCCAAGCGTCAAATTCGCCGGAATTGATTTTGAACTGACCGCGCCGAATGTGTCTTCAATCGTCTACCGGGAGCAGGAAGCCGACTTTTTAATGGGAGCTTTAGCGGCGATGCTCACCCAAACCAAAAAAATCTGTGTCATTGGCGGCACAGATATCCCAGCCATTCGCCGCATCATGTCAGGTTTTACTCAAGGGGCTGCCCATCAGGACCCTTCAGTCACAGTGATAACCGACTTTGCCGGCACTTTCGCCGATCCGCAGGTCGGCCTGGCTCTGGCGCTAAAACGCTATAGCGAGGGTGTGGATATAATCCACAATGCCGCCTCACGCACCGGCTTGGGGATCATCCAGGCTGCCCAGCAGACCGGTAAGCTGACAACTGGCACCAGCGGCGACCAGCGCTATCTGGCTCCGGGCAATGTCGTCGGCAACCGCCCAAAACGGGTGGATACGGCGGTGCTGCTGCTCGTTGAGGAAGTCAAGAATGAAAAATTCACTCCCGGCACCCGGTCGCTTGGTCTGAAAGAGAATGGCTTTTCCCTTGGCCCATTCGATACCGATCTGGTTACACCCCAGATGCTGGCGCGCCTCGACGAGTTGAAGCAGCAGATCACCGGCGGCCTGTTAACGATACTGACCGAATGA